In Silene latifolia isolate original U9 population chromosome 3, ASM4854445v1, whole genome shotgun sequence, a single window of DNA contains:
- the LOC141647720 gene encoding protein PAT1 homolog 2-like — protein METARARCHGRPPTSNGSSSLLSAIDSPSFLPLNPQDNSLFDASQYAFFGQNVAEEVELGGLDVDEDNHSLAGLPSDEYHLFDRDEGHDVGLGSLSDIDDLETTFSKLNRVVSGPRNPGVIGDRGSGSLSRESSSAAEWSRDGWLDHTVSDVDIALESSRWSSHPNSSFSHSGEFNKPLYRALSYPEQQLQQHQYLQQDFPSETLSTLKSSSFTSFPPPGGAPQPPLSHRHSLPLNFPSMNTGLDSTFSAPNISPGISTAHGFGRSMPGVTHSQPRNQWSNHAGLLHGDHSRVLNNVLQQQLNHQNSLLYNSPLVSPRQHLFQQGLGQSVPSLAHLSFLQSQLIASHASAPSHLLRKYDSMYGIAEMRDHQRSKSVRGKHHRFNRQGSDSSVQKEECIQFSSKYMTAEEIGSILKMQHTSHSNDPYIDDYYHQASIAKKSSGLRLKPHFAPLHLRDVPSRSRNSGSDQHSHQSFDTLRRLALSSVRRPRPLLEVEPPSSGCSDGGKERRSLEQEPMFAARIAVEDAFTLLLDVDDIDRVLRHNPPQDGGSQLRRKRQVLLEALATALQLVDPFGSGGSSVGPGDDIVFMRIVSLPKGCKLLSKYVELVIVNPGPASELARIVCMGVFRHLRFLYGRLPTDATASEAIVKLAKVVSTCVGGMDLRGLSACLAAVVCSTEQPPLRPLGSPTGDHASLILKAVLDRATELLNSPNPQASGSWSVSSLSFWKASFGAFFTLITKYCVSKYDSIMQSMVNRSQPSSDITSSEAARAIRGEMPVELLRASLFHTDEHQRRMLMAFAHKSIPFPVTGFNLRDEENIGQINSESVRS, from the exons ATGGAGACTGCTCGAGCTCGCTGCCATGGCCGCCCTCCCACTTCCAATGGATCTTCTTCACTTCTCTCCGCCATTGATTCTCCTTCTTTTCTCCCCCTTAATCCCCAAG ATAATTCGCTTTTTGATGCATCCCAATATGCGTTCTTTGGTCAGAATGTTGCTGAGGAGGTTGAGTTGGGAGGGTTAGATGTTGATGAAGACAACCATTCTCTTGCTGGATTGCCAAGTGATGAGTATCATTTATTTGACAGAGATGAG gGACATGATGTAGGTTTAGGATCTTTGTCTGATATTGATGATCTGGAAACTACATTCTCCAAG CTGAACAGAGTTGTGTCAGGACCAAGGAATCCCGGGGTTATTGGTGATAGAGGATCTGGGTCATTGTCAAGAGAAA GTTCATCTGCTGCAGAATGGTCACGGGATGGTTGGTTAGACCATACTGTCTCAGATGTGGATATTGCTTTAGAAAGTTCAAGATGGTCATCTCATCCAAATAGCTCTTTCAGTCATTCTGGAGAATTTAATAAACCTTTGTACAGAGCATTGTCTTACCCCGAGCAGCAGCTACAACAACACCAGTACCTTCAACAAGACTTTCCAAGTGAAACGCTGTCAACATTGAAGTCATCGTCTTTCACTTCTTTCCCTCCTCCAGGTGGCGCACCTCAACCTCCTTTGTCTCATCGCCATTCACTTCCTTTGAATTTTCCTTCCATGAATACTGGTCTCGACTCAACTTTCTCAGCACCAAATATATCTCCTGGAATATCCACTGCTCATGGATTTGGTCGGAGCATGCCAGGTGTCACACACAGTCAACCTCGAAACCAGTGGAGCAATCATGCTGGCCTATTGCACGGTGATCATTCTAGGGTTCTTAACAATGTACTGCAACAACAGTTAAATCATCAGAACAGTTTGCTGTATAATTCTCCTCTGGTGTCCCCCCGGCAACACTTGTTTCAACAAGGACTGGGTCAGTCAGTACCGTCATTAGCACATTTATCATTCTTGCAGTCCCAGCTCATTGCTAGCCATGCTTCGGCACCTTCTCATCTTTTGAGAAAGTACGACTCCATGTATGGCATTGCCGAGATGAGGGATCATCAAAGATCTAAGTCGGTCCGCGGCAAGCATCATCGTTTCAATCGACAAGGGTCCGACTCTTCTGTCCAGAAGGAAGAATGCATTCAGTTCAGCTCTAAGTATATGACTGCTGAGGAGATTGGTAGTATCTTAAAAATGCAACATACTTCTCACAGCAACGACCCCTACATAGATGATTACTACCACCAAGCTTCTATTGCTAAAAAGTCTTCAGGATTGAGGCTAAAGCCTCATTTTGCTCCCTTGCATTTGCGGGACGTACCTTCTCGCTCACGTAATAGTGGTTCTGATCAGCACAGCCACCAGTCGTTTGATACTTTAAGACGGCTTGCCTTGTCATCAGTCCGTAGGCCCCGCCCACTTCTTGAAGTTGAGCCTCCATCCTCAGGATGTAGTGATGGTGGCAAAGAACGGAGGTCACTTGAGCAAGAACCGATGTTTGCTGCCAGAATTGCTGTTGAGGATGCTTTTACCCTTCTTCTTGATGTGGATGATATTGACCGTGTTCTTCGTCATAATCCACCCCAAGATGGTGGGTCTCAGCTTAGGCGGAAGAGGCAGGTCTTACTCGAAGCTTTGGCGACAGCCCTTCAGCTTGTTGACCCGTTCGGCAGCGGGGGGAGTTCAGTTGGTCCGGGGGATGATATTGTATTCATGCGCATTGTTTCTCTTCCAAAGGGCTGCAAACTTCTCTCTAAGTATGTTGAGCTTGTCATAGTCAACCCGGGACCTGCTAGTGAGTTGGCTCGAATTGTCTGCATGGGTGTTTTCCGCCATTTAAGGTTTTTGTATGGTCGTCTTCCAACTGACGCCACAGCTTCTGAGGCTATAGTCAAGCTTGCCAAGGTCGTTTCAACTTGTGTCGGTGGCATGGATCTCCGTGGTCTAAGTGCTTGTCTTGCCGCTGTTGTTTGTTCTACTGAACAGCCTCCATTACGCCCACTTGGAAGCCCCACTGGGGATCACGCCTCGTTAATTTTGAAGGCTGTACTTGATAGGGCCACCGAACTCCTAAACAGTCCTAATCCTCAAGCCTCTGGAAGTTGGAGTGTTTCTAGCCTTAGCTTCTGGAAGGCTTCATTTGGCGCTTTCTTTACTTTGATTACCAAGTACTGTGTGAGTAAATATGACTCGATCATGCAGTCAATGGTAAACCGGTCCCAGCCGAGTTCAGATATCACTAGCTCAGAAGCAGCAAGGGCTATACGAGGGGAGATGCCCGTTGAGCTTTTACGTGCAAGTCTCTTTCACACCGATGAACATCAAAGGAGGATGTTGATGGCCTTTGCTCACAAATCTATTCCATTTCCTGTCACTGGATTTAATCTTCGTGATGAAGAAAACATTGGACAAATTAATTCAGAATCGGTCAGAAGTTGA